One region of Ascaphus truei isolate aAscTru1 chromosome 13, aAscTru1.hap1, whole genome shotgun sequence genomic DNA includes:
- the LOC142465242 gene encoding olfactory receptor 5AP2-like, translating to MTIFGNVLVVVVIQLHSQLHTPMYFFLVNLSFLEILYTSTIIPNTLRNFLREDKAISFVGCFTQMFIFISLGGSECVLLGTMAYDRYVAICRPLQYNTIMSPSFCFHLALFSWSIGFLNSLVHTIFTAMLPFCHERLIKHYFCEIPHILKLSCKDTQVNEILIFILGGSMTVGSLILTLLSYTCIVVAVLRIPSINRKRKAFSTCTSHLLVVSIFFGTVIFIYLRPTSQSSSEQDRVISVVYGVVTPLFNPVIYSFRNKEFQRALQKVLQKVPQT from the coding sequence ATGACTATTTTTGGCAACGTCCTGGTCGTTGTTGTAATCCAACTGCACTCTCAACTTCACACACCCATGTACTTCTTCCTAGTGAACCTCTCCTTCTTGGAAATCTTGTACACCTCAACAATCATCCCAAATACTTTAAGGAATTTCTTACGTGAGGACAAAGCAATCTCTTTTGTGGGCTGTTTTACCCAGATGTTTATCTTTATTTCCTTGGGGGGCTCTGAATGTGTCCTTCTTGGCACCATGGCTTATGACAGATATGTAGCCATATGCCGCCCCTTACAGTATAATACAATCATGAGTCCGTCTTTTTGTTTCCATCTTGCATTGTTCTCCTGGAGCATTGGATTCCTAAATTCATTGGTGCACACAATTTTCACAGCAATGTTGCCCTTCTGTCATGAACGTCTTATCAAACATTATTTCTGCGAGATACCACACATCTTGAAACTCTCTTGTAAGGACACCCAAGTCAATGAGATACTTATATTCATTTTGGGGGGAAGCATGACTGTGGGCTCTCTCATTCTGACCCTTCTATCCTACACATGCATCGTTGTTGCAGTGCTAAGGATCCCCAGCATAAACAGGAAACGTaaagccttctccacctgcaCCTCCCACCTGCTGGTCGTCAGCATATTCTTTGGGACGGTGATCTTTATCTACCTTCGTCCCACATCACAATCTTCTTCGGAACAGGATCGAGTCATATCTGTGGTGTATGGTGTTGTGACACCACTTTTTAATCCTGTTATTTATAGCTTTCGAAATAAAGAATTTCAGAGGGCACTGCAGAAGGTTCTGCAGAAGGTTCCGCAGACTTAG
- the LOC142465243 gene encoding olfactory receptor 5AP2-like yields the protein MEQFENVTLPEGFFLLGLGTTPELQKVLFAVFVIAYIMTIVGNAMVIVIIRLDSRLHTPMYFFLVNLALLEILYTTAITPNTLRNFLDEEKRISFAGCFIQMFVFITLGGSECVLLGTMAYDRYVAICHPLLYTTTMNQSLCLHLALFSWTTGFLNSLVNTIFTAILPFCHDRLIKHYFCEIPPLLKISCKDTHVNELIVFLFGGSVIVGSLLLTLVSYVFVIAAVMRIPSLTGKRKAFSTCTSHLMVVSIFFGTVIFTYLRPTSHSYFDQDQLVSVVYGVLTPLINPIIYSFRNKDFQRALRKIWKFGFAV from the coding sequence ATGGAACAGTTTGAAAATGTTACTCTTCCTGAAGGATTTTTTCTTTTAGGACTAGGAACAACGCCAGAGCTTCAGAAGGTGCTTTTTGCAGTGTTTGTTATTGCCTACATTATGACGATTGTGGGAAATGCAATGGTCATTGTCATAATCCGACTGGATTCTCGTCTTCACACTCCCATGTACTTCTTTCTGGTCAACCTTGCCTTGCTGGAAATCTTGTACACCACAGCGATTACCCCAAATACTTTAAGGAATTTCCTGGATGAGGAGAAAAGAATCTCCTTTGCGGGCTGCTTTATTCAGATGTTTGTATTCATTACCTTGGGTGGCTCTGAGTGTGTCCTCCTAGGCACCATGGCTTATGACAGATATGTAGCCATATGCCACCCCCTACTCTACACCACAACCATGAATCAGTCTCTTTGCCTCCATCTGGCCCTTTTCTCCTGGACCACTGGATTCCTGAATTCCTTGGTGAACACCATTTTCACAGCAATATTGCCCTTCTGTCATGACCGCCTTATCAAACATTACTTCTGTGAAATCCCACCTCTTCTGAAGATCTCTTGTAAGGACACCCATGTTAATGAGCTGATTGTATTCCTTTTTGGAGGTTCTGTGATTGTGGGCTCCCTCCTCCTGACTCTAGTTTCTTATGTCTTTGTCATTGCTGCAGTTATGAGGATCCCTAGTCTAACTGGGAAACGTaaagccttctccacctgcacctcacacctgATGGTCGTCAGCATCTTCTTTGGGACGGTGATCTTCACTTATCTCCGTCCTACCTCACACTCTTACTTTGATCAGGATCAACTTGTGTCTGTGGTGTATGGTGTATTGACACCACTTATTAATCCCATTATTTATAGCTTTAGAAATAAAGATTTTCAGAGGGCACTGCGGAAGATTTGGAAATTTGGATTTGCTGTGTAA